From the genome of Amia ocellicauda isolate fAmiCal2 chromosome 14, fAmiCal2.hap1, whole genome shotgun sequence, one region includes:
- the LOC136768458 gene encoding mucin-2: MASPAALLTTLAISWLLLSSATTTTTTSTTDPTTTTSIKDPTTTTSTTYPTTTTSTTDPITITSTTVPTTTTSTTDSTTTISTTDSTTTTSTTVPTTTSTTDSTTTTSTTVPTTTTSTTDSTTTISTTDSTTTTSTTVPTTTSTTDSTTTTSTTVPTTTSTTDPTTTTSIKDPTTTTSTTYPTTTTSTTDPITITSTTVPTTTISTTDSTTTTSTTVPTTTSTTDSTTTTSTTVPTTTTSTTDSTTTISTTDSTTTTSTTVPTTTSTTDSTTTTSTTVPTTTSTTDPTTITSTTVPTTTSTTDSTTTISTTDPTTITSTTVPTTTTSTTDSTTTISTTDSTTTTSTTVPTTTSTTDSTTTTSTTVPTTTSTTDPTTITSTTVPTTTSTTDSTTTISTTDPTTITSTTVPTTTTSTTDSTTTISTTDSTTTTSTTVPTTTSTTDSTTTISTTVPTTTTSTTDSTTTISTTDSTTTTSTTVPTTTTSTTDSTTTISTTDSTTTTSTTVPTTTSTTDSTTTTSTTDPTNTTSTTESTTTISTTDPTTTTSTTDPTTTTITTDSTTTISTTDSTTTTSTTVPTTTSTTDSTTTTSTTVPTTTTSTTDPTTITSTTVPTTTSTTDSTTTISTTDPTTITSTTDSTTTSTTDSTTTTSTTVPTTTSTTDSDTTTSTTDFTSTTSTTDFNSTTSTTDSTTITSTTVPTTTSTTDSTTTISTTDPTTITSTTVPTTTTITTDSTTTTSTTDPTTITSTTDSTTTSTTDSTTTTSTTVPTTTSTTDSDTSTSTTDFTSTTSTTDFNSTTSTTDSTTITSTTVPTTTSTTDSTTTISTTDPTTITSTTVPTTTTITTDSTTTTSTTDPTTITSTTDSTTTSTTDSTTTTSTTVPTTTSTTDSDTTTSTTDFTSTTSTTDFNSTTSTTDSTTTTSTTDPTTTTSTTVPTTTTITTDSTTTTSTTDPTTITSTTDSTTTSTTDSTTTTSTTVPTTTSTTDSDTTTSTTDFTSTTSTTDFNSTTSTTDSTTTTSTTDPTTTTSTTDPSTTTSTTVPTSATSTTARTPTTPTTVTTARTPTTSSTTTTTTTATTTMTPTTTPITCLNNSTYLNGACVCRPNFQGRFCESMVETVVIETYERKVDVTVKIDKVFTDEMKDPTSKQYTEFVNEFVNKMTPLYKTAVNNFKEVKVLNLSNGSIVVKHETILKIKNNVNGSQLYDQSLVNITMVLEEETDCETGIKPCTDYGLSLLEVKNDSDTFMTGVCNSLPSEYKKYYTAFKTDSKIQCLSMCDSRHEDSKNCNYGTCQLLKSGPTCYCQHSDSVWYLGSDCSLSVNKDGFYAGVGIVSMLVVIGFTVLCAFLLQYKKKENSNKDCKQELVNEWLDDDFEWPSPERRAANLSQGATLAGGNTNVMMELPTYAPPASSYYRDPAPAYTSSSSAHWAAPPSNLYRPERNQHPQQDLRLHNFPSQFPSRITRPQIRTSFEI, from the exons ctactaccaccaccaccacgagTACTACAGATCCCACTACTACCACCAGCATTAAAGATCCCACCACTACCACCAGTACTACATatccaaccaccaccaccagcactaCAGATCCCATTACTATCACCAGCACTACAgttcccaccaccaccaccagtacTACAGATTCTACCACTACCATCAGTACTACAGATTCTACCACTACCACCAGCACTACAGTTCCCACCACCACCAGTACTACAGATTCTACCACTACCACCAGCACTACAgttcccaccaccaccaccagtacTACAGATTCTACCACTACCATCAGTACTACAGATTCTACCACTACCACCAGCACTACAGTTCCCACCACCACCAGTACTACAGATTCTACCACTACCACCAGCACTACAGTTCCCACCACCACCAGTACTACAGATCCCACTACTACCACCAGCATTAAAGATCCCACCACTACCACCAGTACTACATatccaaccaccaccaccagcactaCAGATCCCATTACTATCACCAGCACTACAGttcccaccaccaccatcagtACTACAGATTCTACCACTACCACCAGCACTACAGTTCCCACCACCACCAGTACTACAGATTCTACCACTACCACCAGCACTACAgttcccaccaccaccaccagtacTACAGATTCTACCACTACCATCAGTACTACAGATTCTACCACTACCACCAGCACTACAGTTCCCACCACCACCAGTACTACAGATTCTACCACTACCACCAGCACTACAGTTCCCACCACCACCAGTACTACAGATCCCACTACTATCACCAGCACTACAGTTCCCACCACCACCAGTACTACAGATTCTACCACTACCATCAGTACTACAGATCCCACTACTATCACCAGCACTACAgttcccaccaccaccaccagtacTACAGATTCTACCACTACCATCAGTACTACAGATTCTACCACTACCACCAGCACTACAGTTCCCACCACCACCAGTACTACAGATTCTACCACTACCACCAGCACTACAGTTCCCACCACCACCAGTACTACAGATCCCACTACTATCACCAGCACTACAGTTCCCACCACCACCAGTACTACAGATTCTACCACTACCATCAGTACTACAGATCCCACTACTATCACCAGCACTACAgttcccaccaccaccaccagtacTACAGATTCTACCACTACCATCAGTACTACAGATTCTACCACTACCACCAGCACTACAGTTCCCACCACCACCAGTACTACAGATTCTACCACTACCATCAGCACTACAgttcccaccaccaccaccagtacTACAGATTCTACCACTACCATCAGTACTACAGATTCTACCACTACCACCAGCACTACAgttcccaccaccaccaccagtacTACAGATTCTACCACTACCATCAGTACTACAGATTCTACCACTACCACCAGCACTACAGTTCCCACCACCACCAGTACTACAGATTCTACCACTACCACCAGCACTACAGATCCCACCAACACCACCAGTACTACAGAATCTACCACTACCATCAGTACTACAGATCCCACTACTACCACCAGCACTACAgatcccaccaccaccaccattacTACAGATTCTACCACTACCATCAGTACTACAGATTCTACCACTACCACCAGCACTACAGTTCCCACCACCACCAGTACTACAGATTCTACCACTACCACCAGCACTACAgttcccaccaccaccaccagtacTACAGATCCCACTACTATCACCAGCACTACAGTTCCCACCACCACCAGTACTACAGATTCTACCACTACCATCAGTACTACAGATCCCACTACTATCACCAGCACTACAGATTCTACCACCACCAGTACTACAGATTCTACCACTACCACCAGCACTACAGTTCCCACCACCACCAGTACTACAGATTCTGATACTACCACCAGCACTACAGATTTTACTTCTACCACCAGCACTACAGATTTTAATTCTACCACCAGTACTACAGATTCTACCACTATCACCAGCACTACAGTTCCCACCACCACCAGTACTACAGATTCTACCACTACCATCAGTACTACAGATCCCACTACTATCACCAGCACTACAGTTCCCACGACCACCACCATTACTACAGATTCTACCACTACCACCAGCACTACAGATCCCACTACTATCACCAGCACTACAGATTCTACCACCACCAGTACTACAGATTCTACCACTACCACCAGCACTACAGTTCCCACCACCACCAGTACTACAGATTCTGATACTAGCACCAGCACTACAGATTTTACTTCTACCACCAGCACTACAGATTTTAATTCTACCACCAGTACTACAGATTCTACCACTATCACCAGCACTACAGTTCCCACCACCACCAGTACTACAGATTCTACCACTACCATCAGTACTACAGATCCCACTACTATCACCAGCACTACAgttcccaccaccaccaccattacTACAGATTCTACCACTACCACCAGCACTACAGATCCCACTACTATCACCAGCACTACAGATTCTACCACCACCAGTACTACAGATTCTACCACTACCACCAGCACTACAGTTCCCACCACCACCAGTACTACAGATTCTGATACTACCACCAGCACTACAGATTTTACTTCTACCACCAGCACTACAGATTTTAATTCTACCACCAGTACTACAGATTCTACCACTACCACCAGCACTACAGatcccactaccaccactagTACTACAgttcccaccaccaccaccattacTACAGATTCTACCACTACCACCAGCACTACAGATCCCACTACTATCACCAGCACTACAGATTCTACCACCACCAGTACTACAGATTCTACCACTACCACCAGCACTACAGTTCCCACCACCACCAGTACTACAGATTCTGATACTACCACCAGCACTACAGATTTTACTTCTACCACCAGCACTACAGATTTTAATTCTACCACCAGTACTACAGATTCTACCACTACCACCAGCACTACAgatcccactaccaccaccagtACTACAGATCCCTCTACTACCACTAGCACTACAGTTCCCACTAGTGCCACCAGTACTACAGCTCGCACTCCCACCACTCCCACCACTGTCACTACAGCTCGCACTCCCACCACCTCCTCTACGACTACAACTACAACTACAGCTACAACTACCATGACCCCCACGACTACTCCCATCACCtgtctgaacaacagcaccTACTTGAACGGCGCCTGTGTTTGCAGGCCCAACTTCCAAGGCCGGTTCTGTGAGTCAATGGTGGAGACTGTCGTGATCG AAACATATGAAAGGAAAGTAGACGTGACCGTGAAGATAGATAAAGTTTTCACAGATGAGATGAAGGACCCAACTTCGAAGCAATACACAGAATTTGTCAATGAGTTTGTGAATAAG ATGACACCATTATACAAGACTGCAGTTAATAATTTTAAGGAGGTGAAGGTTTTAAATCTCAG CAATGGAAGTATTGTGGTGAAACATGAGACCATTCTGAAGATCAAAAATAATGTGAATGGCTCGCAACTGTACGACCAATCTCTGGTCAACATCACAATGGTTTTGGAAGAGGAAACGGACTGTGAAACAG gaaTAAAACCCTGCACGGATTATGGATTGTCTCTGTTAGAAGTGAAAAACGACTCTGATACATTTATGACAG GCGTTTGTAACAGCTTGCCAAGTGAATATAAGAAGTACTACACGGCTTTCAAAACTGATTCTAAAATCCAGTGTTTGTCGATGTGTGACAGCCGTCATGAAGACTCCAAGAACTGTAACTATGGCACCTGTCAACTGCTGAAAAGTGGACCAACCTGTTA CTGCCAGCACAGTGACTCTGTGTGGTACCTGGGCAGCGACTGCAGCCTATCTGTCAACAAGGACGGCTTCTATGCTGGGGTCGGTATTGTCAGCATGCTGGTGGTGATCGGGTTCACCGTCCTGTGTGCCTTCCTACTGCAGTACAAGAAGAAAGAGAACAG CAACAAGGACTGCAAGCAGGAGCTGGTGAACGAGTGGCTGGACGACGACTTTGAGTGGCCGTCCCCCGAGAGAAGAGCTGCCAACCTGAGCCAGGGCGCGACGCTAGCAG GCGGCAACACTAATGTAATGATGGAGCTCCCCACCTACGCCCCCCCAGCCTCCAGCTACTACAGGGACCCAGCCCCTGCGTACACAAGCAGCAGCTCTGCGCACTGGGCCGCCCCCCCCTCCAATCTCTACAGGCCGGAGCGCAACCAGCACCCGCAGCAGGACCTCCGGCTCCACAACTTCCCTTCGCAGTTCCCA tCAAGGATCACCCGGCCCCAGATCAGAACATCATTTGAGatctaa